CCTCTTTGTagcaaggagcagctgaaggagaagctgGATGCCCTTCAGTGCCACTTCACCTGGATGTTGAGTGTTGAATCTTGCAGccctcagcatctcctgcagaaGCTGGATGTTGATATCAAGCACACGGCCCCCAAGAACAAGGTggccctcctggggctccaggcCTACCTGCACCAGCTGAACAAGCAGAGTGaggaagctctgcagagcctcagagctgctgaggaacacaaggaagaggagcagccagcatctgctgctggcTCTTTGATCATCTACGGGAATTATGCTTGGGTTCACTACCTCCAGGGCTCCTACCAGGAGGCTGAAACCTGCCTGAGCCAActctgggggctgtgcccaACTCCCTGGGACGCGCGGCTGATCGCGCACACCCAGGCCCTCAAGGGCTGGTCCCTGCTGGCTCTCAGAGCCCGAAACGGGGAGCGGGCGAGGGAGTGCTTCCACACGGCCTTGATGCTGGAACCAGAGAACAGCTCCTTCCGCGCTGGGCTTGCAATGGCTCTCCATTCCTCCTGGAGCTTCTCCTGGCAACCTGATACTGAAAGAGAAGCCAGAATCCAGTTGGAAAGAATCGTCAACGAGCAGCCAGATAACTACAGAGCCAAAATATATTTGGCCAGGCTACTTGAAAAAGTAGATGAGCAAAAGTCAATTGGCTTAGTTAAAGAATGTGTAGAGAAAAGCTCTGACCCCGAGGTCCTCAAACTATCAGCTTTGTTCTGGATGCCACAGTCGACAGAGCAAGCCTTTGGGATCATCCAGCAAGCCCTGCAGCAGAACCCAGGTTACCACCTTCTCTACCAGGCCTTTGCCAACTGCTACAAGCAACAGTGGCTCAAAGCAAAGGAGGAAGACAAGAATAAGATCCGGTGTAAAGCCATCAAGGACCTCCAGCAAATTGTTCAGACACATCCAGACCTTGACCTTACACTTGccaagctgcagctggcagagttCATTGGTGTACAAGAcccagcaaaggaaaaagagatctacatggagctgcagaagaaaatcgACACCCTGAGCCTCAGATGCCAGCAAGCCCTGAGTCTCTCGTGGGGAAAGTACTTCCTCTACCGAGGAGGATCCCAGGAGAAGGCAAAAGCCAAGTTCATGGAATGCTACAAGATTCCCGTGCAGACAGACCACAGGAGGGACTGTGGGCGCAGGCTGCTGAAGATGGCTCAGGTCTGCAAGGGGAGGGGTGACACCAAGGCTGCCAACGCCATCCTGCACTTCCTCCAAGAGGCCGACCggcactgcccagggaaccTGTGGCCCTAGGTTTAGAGGATCAGGATCGCCCCAGCCCACAGAGAATTTGGCATGACTGGCCTGTCCAAATGCATTAAATGCTGCTGATTAAGGAGCCCACAGGGGTGATTTTATCTGCATTAACCCTCAGAAGCACACACatgcctgcccctgcctggaCATAAACCAGGAGCTTTTTTGTACTGGTTCCCACCAGGAGTAATATTTTCATCCCTGTTTCTGGAGCTAAACtgaggcttttaaaaatctttgatttataaatatttctctgcatGGTTTCTTCTTGTTGGTGTCTTCTTGCAGCCTGAAGCATCCAGAGCATGGAATGCCAAAGATCCACCCTGTCCTCACTGTTCTCTCTCCATCCCCAGGCCCTTCCCACTTGGAATCTGTGCCCTTacctgcaggcacaggtgggCACCCCCCATCCCAGTCACCTGCCCAAGCACTGCCAGGGTCACCtttgtgcccagcagtgcctgagtGGGGGTGGCTTCCTCAGACGTCCCCAAAGCTCGCTGTCCCCACAGAGCAGATGTCCCTCAGCAGGTCCCACCAGCAGTGGTCGTGTTTCTGCTCCAGTGAGGAACAGACAAGGACCTAGTCTGGGAGAAGACGCTCCAGGAAAGGACCAAGCGTGCCCAGAACCAGAATCAGGGCAAGGAAAACACACCTTAGTGCCCCTCTCTGGCACACCTGGTGTGTCTGAGAGCCCAGGGCCAGAAACACCCCCTTGCTCAGGGGCCCCAGCACTGGGTCAGCCCCACTGTGCAAACACTTCACCCCCAGACCTCAcaaggggagagagaaacatCCCAGGCCAGCACACCTACCCTGGGCTATTTCACCTCCCAGCACGACAGTGGGGGCCAAACCTGCCATCCTCCTCTGTCCCCTGGAGGCAGgaaccacagcccagggcagaatcctgcccccagcagcaaAGTTGGCTGGGATCAGTCCTCggggcagagagcagcccctCAGCCTCCAGTGAGGCCACACATGCCTGGTGAAAATGCACAAGTTAAAGCCATGAGCCAGAGAACACAGAACTGTGGGTTGTGTAAAACATCAGGATTTACTGaactgcacagccaggacagtTTTCCAAAGCTCAATAAAAACAGCACTTGATAAACTAACTCTGTGTTGCACAGGTGTCTTCACACAGCACTGGCAAGGTCCCAGATCCTGACCTGGGAAAGCAGGACTCCCACCCCCACTGAaccaccctccctcccctcaccaGCATGAGCAGCACAATTCCTGTGGGCTGCCCAGGAATCCTCTGGCTTTGCATCTACACCCTCCTCTGTGGAATTCCCCCTGCAAACGCAGTACCAGAAATGCTCCTTTAAAGGAGCCACAGTCCCTCGGGCAGTTCATTGAAGAGAGGCTTTTGCCCACCAGCCCAGTCCAACACTGCCATCCTCAGGATTCCAGCTGCACCACCAGCCAGGTGGGACAGACCGTGCTGATGGAAAGCCTGGATCCTGACAAAGttcagacactgctgctgggcCAAGAACCTCCTACAGAGTCCTGAAAACTCCAACCAACTGACCCTCATTTTGTGACTGCTCTATTTcacacagggagaaaaacagaTGTTAGTGAAAATGCCAATTCTCTACagtttttttaatgattaaCACTGAACAAATCCTGCTTGTTACTGTCTTCACCAATACTACATTCAGCACAGCAttagataataaaaataaattgcactATAAAATCCCATTAAAAGTCTCAGTTAAGCTGAAAGATAAAAGGCAAAACATTATTTCATATAAGCTGGCAGGGGTCATGGAGACAACCTGCATTTCTTCTACTTGTGAGCATTGGCGTGCAAATGCCAGGACAGAACCAACTCCCAGGTCTTCACTTCAGCATAGGAGAGGCAAAGAAGTTACCCTGATGCCCAAACTGGGTTGTTGACTTGCTTTTGCTCCCAAATCTAGTTCAAGAGAAACACAAGAATGTCAGTTTGGAATTCTGGACATAAAGGTTCAACActctcccttttccagggaACATTCACCCAAATCTCACCCACCTCCCAAACAATGTTCCTCTCCCTACCATGAGAGGATGTTTGTCACCCaaacctgctgctcccacagcacaggTTAAGGCAGGGCTCACTGAGTAGTAGGTGCCCCCAAATGTCTCAGCTCTCCTAGAGCACCCAAAATCCCCTGCAGTCATCCCAAACATGGCACGACAGCACGCCCTGGCACTTACTTGGGGGTGGTCTTGCTGAAGGTGGAGCGGACCctctgggacagggagctgGACGAGGGTGTCTTGGAGAGCTGGTGCTCTGGGGTGGTGAGAGGCCCCAGGATGCTCACTGCCaaaagagagcagcagtgtggggaCAGCTGAATGCTTCTCTGCCGTGCAGGGAACATCAGGCATTCCCTGGCATCTGTGAAAAGCACTAGACAAATCTGGCATTTCCTGGCACgctttgcttttccctctgcctccGTGAGGTGAGAAGTTGCTGGCTCCGAGAGCCTCCCAGGCTGTGTGGATTGAGGGCTGTTGTTTTTAGTAACAGAGCAGAAGGCAGGATTACCTTGGACCTCAGGGGTCCGTGGAGTGGAATAGGCGTTGGTGTTCTCAATCACGTGTGCAGGGTCAATGTTCTCCTGCTCCACCATCATCAGCTGGCTCCAGTAGtccatgggcagcagcaggagtcgCTCCACCACCTACAGAGACACCTGGGAGTCACTGACCACAGAatcgtggaatggtttggctt
This portion of the Serinus canaria isolate serCan28SL12 chromosome 25, serCan2020, whole genome shotgun sequence genome encodes:
- the LOC103823886 gene encoding interferon-induced protein with tetratricopeptide repeats 1-like; the protein is MAAGKLSKEQLKEKLDALQCHFTWMLSVESCSPQHLLQKLDVDIKHTAPKNKVALLGLQAYLHQLNKQSEEALQSLRAAEEHKEEEQPASAAGSLIIYGNYAWVHYLQGSYQEAETCLSQLWGLCPTPWDARLIAHTQALKGWSLLALRARNGERARECFHTALMLEPENSSFRAGLAMALHSSWSFSWQPDTEREARIQLERIVNEQPDNYRAKIYLARLLEKVDEQKSIGLVKECVEKSSDPEVLKLSALFWMPQSTEQAFGIIQQALQQNPGYHLLYQAFANCYKQQWLKAKEEDKNKIRCKAIKDLQQIVQTHPDLDLTLAKLQLAEFIGVQDPAKEKEIYMELQKKIDTLSLRCQQALSLSWGKYFLYRGGSQEKAKAKFMECYKIPVQTDHRRDCGRRLLKMAQVCKGRGDTKAANAILHFLQEADRHCPGNLWP